One segment of Thermoanaerobacter kivui DNA contains the following:
- the rplR gene encoding 50S ribosomal protein L18 codes for MIIKPNRNELRKRRHLRVRKKVFGTPERPRLNVFRSLKHIYVQIIDDTKGHTLVHASTLDPELRGIAKGANKQSAKLVGQLIAKRALEKGIKDVVFDRGGYLYHGVVKELADAAREAGLNF; via the coding sequence ATGATTATAAAACCAAATAGGAACGAATTAAGAAAAAGACGTCATTTAAGAGTTAGAAAAAAGGTCTTTGGTACACCGGAAAGGCCGCGACTTAATGTATTTAGAAGTCTGAAACACATTTATGTGCAAATTATCGATGATACTAAAGGGCATACTCTTGTTCATGCATCTACTTTGGACCCTGAACTAAGAGGCATTGCTAAAGGAGCAAATAAGCAATCTGCAAAATTGGTAGGTCAATTAATTGCTAAGAGGGCTTTAGAAAAAGGTATAAAAGATGTAGTTTTTGATAGAGGCGGATACCTCTACCACGGTGTAGTTAAAGAATTGGCTGATGCTGCAAGAGAAGCAGGGTTAAATTTCTAA
- the rplF gene encoding 50S ribosomal protein L6, whose product MSRIGRLPIEIPKGVEVKVNPGNVVVVKGSKGTLEKKFSPLVNIDVKDNKVIVTRNGDDKEERALHGTTRAIIANMVKGVSEGFEKALEIVGVGYRAAKQGKKLVLNVGYSHPVEIEEELGIEIIVEGNNKIIVRGCDKEKVGQVAANIRRVREPDAYQGKGIRYVGEVVRLKEGKTGKK is encoded by the coding sequence GTGTCTAGAATAGGAAGATTACCTATAGAAATACCAAAAGGAGTAGAAGTTAAAGTAAATCCGGGTAATGTAGTTGTTGTTAAGGGGAGCAAAGGTACATTAGAGAAGAAATTTTCACCGCTTGTTAATATAGATGTAAAAGATAATAAAGTCATTGTGACAAGAAATGGTGATGATAAAGAAGAAAGAGCCCTTCACGGAACGACAAGAGCGATAATTGCAAATATGGTAAAAGGTGTAAGTGAAGGCTTTGAAAAGGCTTTAGAAATAGTAGGCGTTGGATACCGTGCTGCTAAGCAAGGAAAAAAATTGGTCTTAAATGTAGGATATTCCCATCCCGTAGAAATAGAAGAAGAACTAGGTATTGAAATTATAGTGGAAGGGAATAACAAGATAATCGTAAGGGGTTGTGACAAGGAAAAAGTTGGGCAAGTTGCTGCAAATATTAGAAGAGTCCGTGAGCCTGATGCTTATCAAGGCAAGGGCATTAGATATGTAGGCGAAGTTGTAAGACTAAAAGAAGGTAAAACTGGCAAGAAGTAA
- the rpsH gene encoding 30S ribosomal protein S8, which translates to MVMTDPIADMLTRIRNANIARHETVEIPASNVKRAIAMIMLKEGFIKAVEEIDDGKQGILKLTLKYGPNKERVISGLKRISKPGLRVYARHDELPRVLGGLGIAIISTSKGIMTDKEARKAGVGGEVICYIW; encoded by the coding sequence ATGGTAATGACAGATCCTATAGCAGATATGCTTACTCGCATTAGAAATGCAAATATTGCAAGACATGAGACCGTAGAAATACCTGCTTCAAATGTGAAAAGAGCCATTGCAATGATTATGCTAAAAGAAGGTTTTATAAAAGCAGTGGAAGAAATAGATGATGGAAAACAAGGCATCCTCAAATTGACATTGAAGTACGGACCAAATAAAGAAAGAGTTATATCTGGCTTAAAGAGAATAAGTAAGCCTGGCTTGAGAGTATATGCAAGACACGACGAATTGCCCCGTGTATTAGGAGGTTTAGGTATAGCTATCATTTCAACTTCCAAAGGGATAATGACAGATAAAGAAGCAAGAAAAGCAGGAGTTGGAGGAGAAGTCATTTGCTACATCTGGTAA
- a CDS encoding type Z 30S ribosomal protein S14 translates to MARKALIVKQQKPQKYKTREYNRCKICGRPRAYLRKFGMCRICFRKYAHQGMIPGVKKASW, encoded by the coding sequence ATGGCAAGAAAGGCCTTGATAGTAAAGCAGCAAAAACCCCAAAAATATAAGACAAGAGAATATAACAGATGCAAAATTTGTGGTAGACCCCGTGCATATTTGAGGAAGTTTGGCATGTGCCGTATATGTTTTAGAAAATATGCCCATCAAGGGATGATACCAGGCGTTAAAAAAGCAAGTTGGTAA
- the rplE gene encoding 50S ribosomal protein L5, producing the protein MSRLREKYEKEVVPALMERFGYKNIMQVPKMEKIVINIGVGEAKENPKALEAAVNDLTLIAGQKPVITRAKKSIANFKIRQGMPIGVKVTLRGERMYEFMDKLFNIALPRVRDFKGVSPKSFDGRGNYALGIKEQLIFPEIDYDKIDKIRGMDIIFVTTAKTDEEAKGLLELLGMPFAK; encoded by the coding sequence ATGTCAAGGCTGAGAGAAAAGTACGAAAAAGAAGTTGTACCAGCGCTGATGGAGCGCTTTGGATATAAAAACATAATGCAAGTTCCCAAAATGGAAAAAATAGTTATAAATATAGGTGTGGGAGAAGCAAAGGAAAACCCTAAAGCGCTGGAAGCTGCAGTTAATGATTTAACTTTGATTGCAGGACAAAAACCAGTAATTACACGCGCTAAAAAATCAATTGCCAATTTTAAAATTCGTCAAGGAATGCCGATTGGGGTAAAAGTGACTTTAAGAGGCGAAAGAATGTACGAATTTATGGATAAGCTTTTTAATATAGCTTTGCCACGTGTCAGAGACTTTAAAGGAGTTTCTCCGAAGTCTTTTGACGGAAGAGGAAATTATGCGTTGGGAATAAAAGAACAGCTAATTTTCCCGGAAATTGATTATGACAAAATAGACAAGATAAGAGGAATGGATATAATCTTTGTAACCACAGCAAAGACAGATGAAGAGGCTAAGGGATTACTAGAACTTTTAGGTATGCCATTTGCAAAGTAA
- the rplX gene encoding 50S ribosomal protein L24: MARNKLHVKKGDMVVIISGKDKGKKGKVLQAFPKEGKIIVEGVNIVTKHRKSTNPQKPGGIIHQEAPIYSSKAMLYCENCGRGVRYGIKILENGEKVRYCKRCNETL, translated from the coding sequence ATGGCACGAAATAAATTGCACGTAAAAAAAGGAGACATGGTCGTTATAATTTCTGGTAAAGATAAAGGCAAAAAGGGCAAAGTATTACAAGCTTTTCCTAAAGAAGGTAAAATAATTGTTGAAGGTGTTAATATTGTAACAAAACACAGAAAATCAACTAATCCACAAAAACCTGGTGGCATAATCCATCAAGAAGCACCTATTTACAGTTCAAAAGCTATGCTCTATTGTGAAAATTGCGGCAGAGGAGTTCGTTATGGCATAAAAATACTCGAAAACGGAGAAAAAGTTCGTTACTGCAAGAGGTGTAACGAAACGCTATAA
- the rplN gene encoding 50S ribosomal protein L14, whose translation MIQPQTRLKVADNTGAKEIMCIRLEGGSNRKFSNIGDVIVASVKSATPGGVVKKGEVVKAVIVRTKKGIARKDGTYIRFDDNAAVIIRDDKQPRGTRIFGPVARELREKDFMKIISLAPEVL comes from the coding sequence ATGATTCAACCTCAAACACGATTAAAAGTAGCAGATAACACAGGTGCAAAGGAAATCATGTGCATTCGTCTTGAAGGCGGTTCAAATAGAAAGTTCTCTAATATAGGTGATGTAATAGTCGCTTCTGTAAAAAGTGCAACACCCGGTGGTGTTGTGAAAAAAGGTGAGGTTGTTAAAGCTGTAATTGTCAGAACAAAAAAAGGTATTGCTCGAAAAGATGGCACTTATATAAGGTTTGATGACAATGCGGCAGTAATAATAAGAGATGATAAACAACCTAGAGGTACTCGTATTTTTGGACCAGTAGCTAGGGAATTAAGAGAAAAAGACTTCATGAAAATTATATCTTTGGCTCCTGAAGTGCTTTAA
- the rpsQ gene encoding 30S ribosomal protein S17, with translation MERGHRKVRIGTVVSNKMQKTIVVAVEDRVRHPLYGKTMKRTKKFKVHDENNICNVGDVVKIMETRPLSKEKRWRLVEIIKKAE, from the coding sequence TTGGAAAGAGGCCATAGAAAAGTTAGAATAGGTACGGTTGTCAGCAATAAAATGCAAAAAACCATTGTAGTTGCTGTAGAAGACAGAGTAAGACATCCTCTTTACGGAAAGACGATGAAAAGGACTAAAAAATTTAAGGTTCATGATGAAAATAATATATGCAATGTTGGAGATGTAGTTAAAATAATGGAAACAAGACCACTCAGCAAAGAAAAAAGATGGAGGCTTGTTGAAATAATTAAAAAAGCTGAATAA
- the rpmC gene encoding 50S ribosomal protein L29, with protein sequence MKAKEIRELTSEELLQKLSELKTELFNLRFQLATGQLDNPMRIRDVRKTIARIKTILRERELGIR encoded by the coding sequence ATGAAAGCTAAAGAGATTAGAGAGCTTACTAGTGAAGAATTGTTACAAAAGCTTTCAGAGTTAAAGACAGAGCTTTTTAATTTGAGGTTTCAGCTTGCTACCGGTCAACTGGATAATCCTATGAGGATAAGAGATGTAAGAAAAACAATTGCCAGAATAAAAACTATTCTGAGAGAACGTGAATTAGGTATTAGGTAA
- the rplP gene encoding 50S ribosomal protein L16 encodes MLMPKRVKYRKQQRGRIKGNATRGNTLTYGEYGLQALEPGWITATQIEAARVAMTRFIKRGGKVWIKIFPDKPVTKKPAETRMGSGKGSPEFWVAVVKPGRVLFEIGGVSEEVAKEALRLAKHKLPIKTKFLKREELGGEENES; translated from the coding sequence ATGTTAATGCCAAAAAGAGTAAAATACAGAAAACAGCAGAGAGGCAGAATAAAAGGCAATGCTACACGTGGTAATACATTAACTTATGGAGAGTATGGTTTGCAAGCGTTGGAACCAGGATGGATTACCGCCACCCAAATTGAGGCGGCAAGGGTTGCTATGACGAGGTTTATAAAAAGAGGCGGAAAGGTTTGGATAAAAATTTTTCCTGATAAACCTGTCACTAAAAAGCCGGCTGAAACACGTATGGGTTCTGGAAAAGGGTCTCCTGAATTTTGGGTAGCAGTTGTAAAACCTGGTAGAGTGCTTTTTGAAATAGGTGGTGTTTCGGAAGAAGTAGCAAAAGAGGCTTTAAGGCTTGCAAAGCATAAACTGCCTATAAAGACAAAGTTTTTAAAACGTGAAGAATTGGGTGGTGAAGAGAATGAAAGCTAA
- the rpsC gene encoding 30S ribosomal protein S3, producing MGQKVHPYGLRVGVTQDWVAKWYADDKDFAKTLVEDIKIRNYIKEKLYSAGIPKIVIERASNRIKIDIHAAKPGMVIGKGGAGIEKLREELEKMTNKTVILNIVEVKTPELSAQLVAENIAAQIEKRISYRRAMKQAIARAMKLGAKGIKIACSGRLAGAEIARTERYHEGVVPLQTLRADIDYGFAEANTTYGKIGVKVWINKGEILPQPKKQVTAEGGK from the coding sequence GTGGGCCAAAAAGTACACCCATATGGACTAAGAGTAGGTGTTACTCAAGACTGGGTAGCTAAGTGGTATGCTGATGACAAAGACTTTGCCAAAACTCTGGTAGAAGATATTAAGATAAGAAATTATATAAAAGAGAAGTTGTATTCAGCTGGAATTCCTAAAATTGTAATTGAAAGAGCTTCTAACAGGATAAAGATAGATATTCATGCTGCAAAACCTGGAATGGTTATTGGAAAAGGTGGAGCTGGAATTGAAAAATTGAGAGAAGAATTAGAGAAGATGACAAACAAAACAGTTATTTTAAACATAGTTGAAGTTAAAACTCCAGAACTTAGTGCACAACTGGTAGCGGAAAATATAGCAGCTCAAATTGAAAAGAGAATATCCTACAGGAGAGCGATGAAACAAGCTATAGCAAGAGCTATGAAATTAGGCGCAAAAGGTATAAAAATTGCATGTTCAGGAAGGTTGGCTGGAGCGGAAATTGCTCGTACTGAAAGGTATCATGAAGGTGTTGTACCACTTCAAACATTGAGAGCAGACATTGATTACGGTTTTGCAGAAGCAAATACTACTTACGGCAAGATTGGAGTTAAAGTATGGATAAATAAAGGAGAGATACTGCCACAGCCTAAAAAGCAGGTAACCGCGGAAGGAGGTAAGTAA
- the rplV gene encoding 50S ribosomal protein L22: MEARAIARYVRISPRKVRLVLDLIRGKHVDEALTILRFTPKRAAGIVEKVLKSAIANAENNHGMNRDNLYVAKAVADEGPMMKRLFPRAMGRADIIRKRTSHITIVVKERE; this comes from the coding sequence GTGGAAGCAAGGGCTATTGCTAGGTATGTAAGAATTTCCCCACGAAAAGTCAGATTAGTCCTTGACTTGATACGCGGGAAACACGTAGATGAAGCGCTGACCATTTTGAGGTTTACGCCTAAGAGGGCAGCAGGTATAGTGGAAAAAGTGTTAAAGTCAGCTATTGCTAATGCGGAAAATAACCACGGCATGAACAGAGATAATCTGTATGTTGCTAAGGCTGTGGCAGATGAAGGCCCTATGATGAAAAGACTTTTTCCAAGAGCGATGGGTAGGGCGGATATAATAAGAAAAAGAACTAGCCACATTACAATAGTCGTTAAGGAAAGAGAATAA
- the rpsS gene encoding 30S ribosomal protein S19 codes for MSRSLKKGPYVDQKLLKKIIEMNKKNEKKVIKTWSRSSTIFPEMVGHTIAVHDGRKHVPIYITEAMVGHKLGEFAPTRTFRGHADTEKTSKVK; via the coding sequence TTGAGCAGGTCTTTAAAAAAGGGTCCTTATGTCGACCAAAAACTTCTTAAGAAAATTATCGAGATGAACAAAAAGAATGAAAAGAAAGTTATCAAGACATGGTCAAGGAGTTCAACTATATTTCCTGAAATGGTAGGCCATACAATAGCGGTACACGATGGAAGAAAACATGTGCCTATTTATATAACAGAAGCGATGGTGGGTCATAAATTAGGGGAATTTGCTCCTACACGAACGTTCCGCGGCCATGCTGATACAGAGAAAACTTCCAAAGTTAAATAG
- the rplB gene encoding 50S ribosomal protein L2 has translation MGIKTFKPTSPGRRQMTVLTFEEVTKDKPEKSLVVSLTKSGGRNVYGRITVRHRGGGHKRKYRIIDFKRDKDGIPGKVAAIEYDPNRTAYIALIHYVDGEKRYIIAPHGLKVGDVIESGENVDIKIGNALPLRNIPVGTIIHNIELTPGKGGQLVRAAGAAAQLMAKEGDYVQVRMPSGEIRLIRADCRATIGQVSNLDHENVKIGKAGRSRWLGIRPTVRGSAMNPVDHPHGGGEGKAPIGHPGPLTPWGKPALGYKTRKKHKASDKFIIKRRK, from the coding sequence ATGGGAATAAAAACATTTAAGCCGACATCTCCCGGAAGACGTCAGATGACGGTATTAACTTTTGAAGAAGTCACTAAGGACAAACCAGAAAAATCCTTAGTTGTTTCTTTGACCAAATCCGGCGGAAGAAATGTGTATGGAAGAATTACAGTGAGACATCGTGGCGGTGGACATAAGAGAAAATATAGAATTATAGATTTTAAAAGAGACAAAGACGGAATACCAGGTAAGGTTGCTGCTATAGAGTACGATCCAAACAGAACTGCGTATATTGCACTTATTCATTATGTTGACGGCGAAAAAAGATATATAATAGCTCCTCATGGCTTAAAAGTAGGAGATGTAATAGAGTCCGGCGAAAATGTAGATATAAAAATTGGTAATGCTTTGCCTTTGAGAAATATTCCTGTAGGAACGATAATTCACAATATCGAGCTTACACCGGGAAAAGGTGGACAGTTAGTAAGAGCTGCTGGTGCGGCTGCACAGCTTATGGCTAAAGAAGGAGATTATGTTCAAGTTAGAATGCCTTCCGGCGAGATTAGACTAATTCGTGCAGACTGTCGTGCTACAATTGGACAGGTGTCAAATTTAGACCATGAGAATGTTAAAATAGGAAAAGCAGGAAGGTCAAGATGGCTTGGAATAAGACCCACTGTTAGAGGTTCGGCGATGAATCCTGTTGACCATCCACATGGCGGTGGTGAAGGTAAAGCTCCAATTGGTCATCCAGGACCACTTACACCATGGGGTAAACCTGCATTGGGTTACAAGACACGTAAGAAACATAAGGCATCGGATAAATTTATTATTAAGAGACGCAAATAA
- the rplW gene encoding 50S ribosomal protein L23, whose product MEARDIIIRPVITEKSMNLMGERKYTFIVNKNANKIQIKKAVEDIFGVKVEKVYTMNYKGKPKRMGKYEGRTNSYKKAIVKLTPDSKGIEFFEGLQA is encoded by the coding sequence ATGGAAGCTCGCGATATCATAATAAGACCAGTTATAACAGAAAAAAGCATGAATCTTATGGGTGAGAGGAAATACACCTTCATAGTCAACAAAAATGCTAACAAAATTCAAATAAAAAAAGCAGTAGAAGATATTTTTGGAGTCAAAGTAGAAAAAGTTTATACTATGAATTACAAAGGGAAACCCAAAAGGATGGGAAAATACGAAGGTAGGACAAATAGTTATAAAAAAGCGATAGTAAAACTCACGCCTGATAGTAAGGGAATAGAGTTCTTTGAGGGATTGCAGGCATAA
- the rplD gene encoding 50S ribosomal protein L4 has translation MPKVAVYNIKGEKVGEIELKDSVFGVPVNVPVMHEAVLNYLANQRQGTHSTKTRGEVRGGGRKPWRQKGTGRARQGSIRAPQWIKGGVVFGPKPRDYSYKLPKKVKRLALKSALSSKVRDNEIIVLDEFKLEQPKTKKVVEVLKNFNVDNALIVIPEGEKNIELSARNIPGVKTLYANSLNTYDILKYDKFIITKDAVGIVEEVYA, from the coding sequence ATGCCTAAAGTAGCGGTTTATAATATAAAAGGGGAAAAAGTAGGAGAGATTGAATTAAAAGATTCAGTTTTTGGCGTCCCTGTAAATGTTCCTGTAATGCACGAGGCAGTGTTAAACTATTTGGCAAATCAAAGACAAGGCACTCATTCGACTAAAACCCGCGGCGAAGTTCGTGGAGGCGGAAGAAAGCCTTGGAGACAAAAAGGCACAGGAAGAGCTCGTCAGGGAAGTATAAGAGCACCACAATGGATTAAAGGTGGTGTTGTCTTTGGTCCAAAACCGAGAGATTATAGCTACAAACTACCTAAGAAAGTAAAAAGATTGGCTTTGAAGTCTGCACTTTCTTCTAAGGTGAGAGATAATGAAATTATAGTATTAGATGAGTTTAAGCTAGAGCAACCAAAGACAAAGAAAGTTGTTGAGGTTCTTAAAAATTTCAATGTTGACAATGCCTTGATAGTAATACCTGAAGGAGAAAAGAATATTGAATTGTCAGCGAGAAATATACCTGGTGTCAAGACTTTATATGCTAATTCCCTGAATACTTATGATATTTTAAAGTATGACAAGTTCATTATAACGAAAGACGCCGTGGGCATAGTCGAGGAGGTGTATGCTTGA
- the rplC gene encoding 50S ribosomal protein L3 produces MKKGILGRKHGMTQIFDEKGEVIPVTVIEAGPCVVVQKKTVETDGYNAIQVGFGDIKEKRVIKPLKGHFKKAGVPVKRYLREFRLDDISGYEVGNEIKVDIFKPGDRVDVTGISKGKGFAGVVKRFGANRGPMSHGSKYHRRVGSMGATTDPGRTFKGKIMPGHMGHKRVTIQNLEVVKVDPSLNLMLVKGSVPGPKGSLLIIKDSVKSK; encoded by the coding sequence GTGAAGAAAGGTATTTTAGGCAGAAAACACGGTATGACTCAAATTTTTGATGAAAAAGGAGAAGTAATTCCAGTAACTGTAATTGAGGCAGGTCCTTGTGTTGTTGTGCAAAAAAAGACAGTTGAAACAGATGGATACAACGCTATCCAAGTTGGTTTTGGAGATATCAAAGAAAAAAGGGTGATAAAGCCTTTAAAAGGACATTTTAAAAAGGCAGGAGTACCTGTCAAGAGATATCTCAGGGAATTTAGGCTTGATGATATAAGTGGTTATGAAGTAGGCAACGAAATAAAAGTAGATATATTCAAGCCAGGAGATAGAGTAGATGTGACAGGTATTTCAAAAGGTAAAGGCTTTGCTGGTGTTGTAAAAAGGTTTGGTGCTAACAGAGGACCTATGTCCCACGGTTCTAAATATCACAGAAGAGTAGGTTCAATGGGTGCTACTACAGACCCTGGAAGGACCTTTAAGGGCAAAATTATGCCTGGTCATATGGGGCACAAGAGAGTTACTATACAAAATCTCGAAGTTGTAAAAGTTGATCCGTCTTTGAATTTGATGTTAGTGAAAGGATCGGTGCCAGGGCCAAAGGGATCGTTGCTTATCATAAAAGACTCAGTGAAGAGCAAGTGA
- the rpsJ gene encoding 30S ribosomal protein S10 yields the protein MPKQKIRIRLKAFDHVVLDQSAQKIVEAAKRTGAEVSGPIPLPTEKDIITILRAPHKYKDSREQFEMRTHKRLIDILNPTPKTVDALMRLDLPSGVDIEIKL from the coding sequence ATGCCCAAGCAAAAAATTCGCATACGTTTAAAGGCTTTTGACCATGTTGTTTTAGATCAATCAGCTCAAAAAATAGTGGAAGCTGCAAAAAGGACAGGTGCTGAAGTTTCAGGACCGATTCCATTGCCAACCGAGAAAGATATTATAACAATTTTAAGAGCTCCTCATAAGTACAAAGATTCAAGAGAGCAGTTTGAAATGAGAACACATAAAAGGCTAATAGATATTTTAAATCCTACACCTAAAACGGTAGATGCTCTTATGAGACTTGATTTACCATCTGGTGTTGATATTGAAATAAAATTATAA
- the tuf gene encoding elongation factor Tu, which translates to MAKQKFERKKPHVNIGTIGHVDHGKTTLTSAITMVLSKIGLAEAKGYDEIDKAPEEKARGITINTTHVEYETEKRHYAHVDCPGHADYVKNMITGAAQMDGAILVVSAADGPMPQTREHILLARQVGVPYIVVFLNKADMVDDEELIELVEMEVRELLNEYDFPGDDTPIVVGSALKALECGCGKRECQWCGKIWELMDEVDNYIPTPERDIDKPFLMPVEDVFTITGRGTVATGRVERGKIKVGDEVEIIGLTTELRKTVVTGVEMFRKTMDEAQAGDNIGVLLRGIQRDEVERGQVLAKPGTIKPHTKFEAQVYVLTKEEGGRHTPFFDGYRPQFYFRTTDVTGVIHLPEGVEMVMPGDHVTIKVELITPIAMEEGLKFAIREGGRTVGAGVVSAIEE; encoded by the coding sequence ATGGCGAAGCAAAAATTTGAGAGGAAGAAACCCCATGTAAACATAGGGACGATAGGGCACGTAGACCATGGGAAGACGACATTGACATCAGCGATAACGATGGTATTATCAAAGATAGGATTGGCAGAAGCGAAGGGATATGATGAAATAGACAAAGCGCCAGAGGAGAAGGCAAGAGGAATAACAATAAACACGACCCACGTAGAATATGAGACAGAGAAGAGGCACTATGCGCACGTAGACTGTCCAGGGCACGCAGACTACGTAAAGAACATGATAACAGGGGCAGCACAGATGGATGGAGCAATACTTGTAGTATCAGCGGCAGACGGTCCAATGCCACAGACGAGGGAGCACATACTATTAGCGAGGCAGGTAGGAGTGCCATATATAGTAGTATTTTTAAACAAAGCGGACATGGTAGACGACGAGGAGTTAATAGAATTAGTAGAGATGGAAGTAAGGGAATTGTTGAACGAATATGATTTTCCAGGAGATGACACACCGATAGTAGTAGGGTCAGCATTAAAGGCATTAGAATGCGGATGTGGCAAGAGAGAATGTCAATGGTGCGGCAAGATATGGGAGTTAATGGATGAAGTAGACAATTATATACCGACACCAGAGAGGGATATAGACAAACCGTTCTTAATGCCAGTAGAGGATGTATTTACGATAACAGGAAGAGGGACAGTAGCGACAGGTAGAGTAGAGAGAGGGAAGATAAAGGTAGGAGACGAAGTAGAGATAATAGGACTTACAACGGAGTTAAGGAAGACAGTAGTGACAGGTGTAGAGATGTTCAGGAAGACGATGGACGAAGCGCAAGCGGGAGACAACATAGGAGTGTTATTAAGAGGAATACAGAGGGACGAAGTAGAGAGAGGGCAAGTATTGGCGAAGCCAGGGACGATAAAGCCGCACACCAAGTTTGAGGCACAGGTGTACGTATTGACGAAGGAAGAAGGAGGAAGGCACACACCATTTTTTGACGGATACAGGCCACAATTTTACTTCAGGACGACAGACGTGACAGGGGTAATACACCTGCCAGAGGGAGTAGAGATGGTAATGCCAGGGGACCATGTAACGATAAAAGTAGAGTTAATAACACCGATAGCGATGGAGGAAGGTTTGAAGTTTGCTATAAGAGAAGGCGGCCGTACAGTAGGTGCTGGCGTTGTGTCAGCAATTGAAGAGTAA